Proteins encoded in a region of the Benincasa hispida cultivar B227 chromosome 2, ASM972705v1, whole genome shotgun sequence genome:
- the LOC120070883 gene encoding uncharacterized protein LOC120070883 translates to MAREKSPGLKILWVWTLGTAAILITSVARMRMRDMENIINSDQQPSLHHQQTSSTDSFPITDSFSVDEGDASQVEVAQLGSFVSLKSKLNAYVIMLLLYMVMKLQESNEKLL, encoded by the exons ATGGCGAGAGAGAAGAGCCCTGGCTTAAAGATCCTCTGGGTCTGGACTCTTGGCACTGCCGCCATTCTCATTACGAGCGTAGCTCGGATGAGGATGAGGGATATGGAGAACATAATCAATTCCGATCAACAACCGTCGCTTCACCACCAACAAACGTCTTCCACCGATTCGTTTCCCATCACCGATTCGTTTTCGGTCGATGAAGGAGACGCATCACAG GTTGAGGTTGCACAACTTGGCTCTTTTGTAAGCCTTAAGAGCAAGTTGAATGCCTATGTGATTATGCTCCTCCTTTACATGGTGATGAAACTCCAAGAGAGTAATGAAAAGCTCTTATAG